In Synechococcus sp. KORDI-52, one genomic interval encodes:
- a CDS encoding gamma-glutamylcyclotransferase — MKGAKREGDGVVDGFIAIEHRGYPMLRRGVGAVSGEVYQVPDSCWPDLDVWEEVPDLYQRSSVPLRDGRRVWLYEAA, encoded by the coding sequence CTGAAGGGCGCCAAACGTGAGGGCGATGGGGTCGTTGATGGGTTCATCGCGATCGAACACCGGGGCTACCCGATGCTGCGACGGGGCGTTGGTGCCGTCTCAGGTGAGGTGTATCAAGTGCCCGACTCTTGCTGGCCCGATTTGGATGTTTGGGAGGAGGTGCCTGATCTGTACCAACGCTCAAGTGTGCCCCTGAGGGATGGCCGCAGGGTATGGCTCTATGAAGCGGCTTAG
- a CDS encoding GAF domain-containing protein, protein MQAAPKPINEAARLRSLSEYRILGTKPEKAFDNITRMASEICQSPIALISLVDEKRQWFKSKVGLEASETDRDVSFCAHTILDSKPLVVEDALFHEKFRDNPLVQEEPHIRLYAGFPLKTDINHRIGTLCVIDRIPKSLTNSQYKVMEGLAEQATTLLELRRRSLALMDEFCQMHNHQGLITTCSYCKSIRDREGFWQPIEQFLMQHSTLNFSHGICPDCMNEHFPEIQRSEAEPSNNRG, encoded by the coding sequence ATGCAGGCAGCCCCCAAGCCGATTAACGAAGCAGCCAGGCTGAGATCACTCAGTGAGTATCGAATCCTGGGAACCAAGCCTGAGAAGGCGTTTGACAACATCACCCGGATGGCCTCAGAGATCTGTCAGTCACCGATTGCACTGATCTCTCTGGTGGATGAAAAACGTCAGTGGTTCAAATCAAAGGTGGGGCTTGAAGCCAGTGAAACCGACCGGGATGTCTCCTTCTGCGCCCATACGATTCTCGATTCCAAGCCTCTTGTTGTGGAGGACGCACTCTTCCACGAAAAGTTCAGAGACAACCCCCTCGTTCAGGAAGAACCCCACATCCGTCTTTACGCGGGCTTCCCCCTCAAAACCGACATCAACCATCGCATCGGAACACTTTGCGTGATTGATCGCATTCCCAAATCACTAACCAATTCGCAATACAAGGTGATGGAGGGCCTGGCCGAGCAGGCCACCACACTTTTAGAGCTCAGACGCCGCTCACTGGCTCTGATGGATGAGTTCTGCCAGATGCACAACCATCAAGGCTTGATCACCACGTGCAGCTACTGCAAATCCATTCGTGACCGGGAAGGTTTCTGGCAGCCGATTGAACAGTTCCTGATGCAGCACAGCACGCTGAACTTCAGCCATGGCATCTGCCCCGACTGCATGAATGAACACTTTCCCGAGATCCAA
- a CDS encoding prepilin-type N-terminal cleavage/methylation domain-containing protein, whose amino-acid sequence MRNSSCYRLLKRSIKPINGFTLIEVIIAGLLLATAMAAVSRMSVAALSSSAKLSDRARIEAAINDNIQAMQKEDSYYTDQWIIDDGGQAALDNACSNPPAALSSHLQKVVPELRITTIQRSFDSISIPGILRIVYRFEGPEQQVKTEQRIIEMTPNFAATCYRTR is encoded by the coding sequence GTGCGAAACTCTTCTTGCTATCGACTTCTGAAGCGATCAATCAAACCAATCAATGGTTTTACTTTGATCGAAGTGATTATTGCTGGATTGCTTCTTGCTACGGCGATGGCGGCGGTGAGTCGGATGTCTGTAGCAGCCTTAAGCAGTAGTGCAAAATTGTCTGATCGTGCTCGGATTGAAGCAGCCATTAATGACAATATCCAGGCGATGCAAAAAGAAGATTCCTACTACACAGATCAATGGATTATCGACGACGGAGGACAAGCTGCTCTGGATAATGCATGCAGCAATCCCCCTGCAGCACTCAGCAGTCACCTCCAAAAGGTTGTGCCGGAACTGCGCATCACAACGATTCAACGCAGCTTTGATAGCATCTCAATCCCTGGAATTCTCCGCATTGTCTATCGCTTTGAAGGTCCCGAACAACAGGTCAAAACAGAACAACGAATCATTGAAATGACCCCAAACTTTGCAGCAACCTGTTACAGGACGCGATGA
- a CDS encoding calcium-binding protein has protein sequence MRFYKNLLSRKLTELGFSLVDVLVSSTIGAIVLAAVLSLLLSNSETSENLANSQRSRRRWNRAAHFINSEIAQSRFVTTDSSDINLNQCSTPIIPGNFKFALVTTSSNDPSIYYTQDNESGSKDWVGESSLWRCGPSIDENGYYKQGEPLSQELLTDGMKESQSCSLTINSPVNAKANSIEYNLCLMGAGDNEYSQTITAYSRINTVNTAPTTNSVCFPNQQVEGLISVEGSEDSETLSAAGSSASLICGFGGGDTIIGSDFNDIIEAGNNQDDDDSDADADSDSDSDSDSDSDSDSDSDSDSDSDSDSDSDSDSDSDSDSDSDSNSDSNSDSNSDSDSGAQLNGGGGNDYLLGGNNDDEINGDADDDILISNGGNDEMNGGPGNDQYVVDTGTINITDESGLDIVYIKLNKEDVSNLQSCTKTSCTLTYNLNGSASSFSGAGIDSIIFLDSRYDLDD, from the coding sequence ATGCGATTTTACAAAAATCTTCTAAGCAGAAAACTAACTGAATTAGGTTTCTCACTTGTTGATGTGCTTGTTTCAAGCACGATTGGTGCAATAGTTTTAGCAGCTGTACTTTCACTGTTGCTGAGTAATTCGGAAACAAGTGAAAATTTAGCAAATTCCCAAAGGTCAAGGAGGCGTTGGAATCGGGCTGCTCATTTTATAAATTCGGAAATCGCGCAAAGCAGGTTTGTCACGACGGATTCATCAGATATAAACCTAAATCAATGTAGTACACCAATTATTCCTGGTAATTTCAAATTCGCGCTTGTTACTACATCAAGCAATGATCCCTCTATATATTACACCCAAGACAATGAATCAGGATCAAAAGATTGGGTTGGCGAGAGCAGCTTGTGGAGATGTGGGCCTAGTATTGACGAAAACGGTTATTACAAACAAGGTGAACCTTTAAGTCAAGAATTATTGACTGACGGTATGAAGGAGAGCCAATCCTGTTCCTTAACAATTAACAGCCCTGTCAACGCGAAAGCAAATTCAATTGAGTACAATTTGTGTCTCATGGGAGCTGGAGATAACGAGTATTCTCAAACAATTACAGCTTACTCTCGTATAAACACAGTCAATACTGCTCCAACTACTAACAGTGTATGTTTTCCAAACCAGCAAGTCGAGGGTTTGATTTCTGTTGAGGGTTCTGAAGATTCAGAAACGCTGAGCGCTGCAGGATCTAGCGCGAGCCTCATATGTGGATTTGGTGGTGGAGACACAATCATAGGTTCGGACTTCAACGACATCATCGAGGCAGGGAATAACCAGGACGATGATGATTCCGATGCTGATGCAGACTCTGATTCCGATTCCGATTCCGACTCTGATTCCGATTCCGATTCCGATTCCGATTCCGACTCTGATTCCGATTCCGATTCCGATTCCGATTCCGATTCCGATTCCGATTCCGATTCCGATTCTGATTCAAACTCTGATTCAAACTCTGATTCAAACTCCGATTCCGATTCCGGAGCTCAGCTCAATGGTGGTGGAGGGAATGACTACCTGCTAGGAGGAAATAACGATGACGAAATAAATGGAGATGCTGATGATGATATTTTAATTAGCAATGGAGGTAACGACGAAATGAATGGTGGGCCTGGGAATGACCAGTATGTAGTTGACACAGGCACTATCAATATTACTGACGAGAGTGGACTAGACATAGTGTATATAAAGCTCAATAAAGAAGATGTCAGCAACTTGCAAAGTTGTACAAAGACTAGTTGCACTCTGACCTATAATTTAAATGGTTCCGCGAGCTCTTTTTCTGGAGCAGGAATTGATTCAATTATATTTTTGGATAGTCGCTACGATTTAGATGATTGA
- a CDS encoding malate:quinone oxidoreductase: MQHDGSFNPEARYDAVLVGAGIMSATLAALLHELDPQLRLLLVERLEAPALESSAAVNNAGTGHAANCELNYTPMQADGTVATAKAVAINASFERSLEFWSSLQERGDLDTSSFLHQAAHISAVWTPENIAFLRQRYSQLKDLSAFARMRWSEDQSELTEWMPLVMAGRDLKQPVAATRIDRGTDVDFGTLTRAYLMPLQQSGTLTVVYGSQVQDLKRLRRSDMTEADWRVVLKGPSGKKEVRAPFIFLGAGGGALPLLQRSGIPEAADFAGFPVSGLWLVCGDAQLADRQRAKVYGKAAVGAPPMSVPHLDTRWIDGKRSLLFGPFAGFSSKFLKQGSLLDLPSSVRATNLVPMLQVGATNLELVQYLINQLRQSPAERHEALQQFMPTARAEDWTLSVAGQRVQIIKRSKQGGRLQLGTEVVASGDGSLAALLGASPGASTAVTIMLEVLQRCFKQRLDSDAWQQRLQALLPSIHDDPQQDPEVLNRMRERSDALLGLTA; encoded by the coding sequence GTGCAGCACGACGGTTCGTTCAACCCAGAGGCCCGTTACGACGCCGTGCTGGTGGGTGCCGGAATCATGAGCGCCACCCTGGCGGCGCTGCTGCATGAACTCGATCCGCAGCTGCGATTGCTGTTGGTGGAGCGCCTCGAAGCGCCTGCCCTGGAGAGCAGCGCGGCTGTGAACAATGCCGGCACCGGCCATGCAGCCAACTGTGAGCTGAACTACACCCCGATGCAGGCGGATGGCACCGTCGCGACGGCCAAAGCTGTGGCCATCAATGCCTCGTTTGAACGAAGCCTAGAGTTCTGGAGCTCGCTCCAGGAACGGGGTGACCTCGACACCAGCAGCTTCCTCCACCAGGCGGCCCACATCAGTGCCGTGTGGACGCCGGAGAACATCGCCTTTCTGCGTCAGCGTTACAGCCAACTGAAGGACCTGTCGGCCTTTGCGCGGATGCGTTGGAGCGAAGACCAGAGCGAGCTCACCGAATGGATGCCCCTGGTGATGGCGGGCCGTGATCTCAAGCAGCCGGTGGCGGCCACCCGGATTGATCGAGGCACCGATGTGGACTTCGGCACCCTCACCCGGGCCTACCTGATGCCGTTGCAGCAGAGCGGAACGCTCACTGTTGTCTATGGCTCTCAGGTGCAGGACCTCAAACGGCTGCGCCGCAGCGACATGACCGAGGCCGACTGGCGTGTGGTGCTCAAGGGGCCCTCCGGCAAAAAAGAAGTGCGGGCCCCCTTTATTTTCCTTGGTGCTGGGGGTGGTGCCCTGCCGCTGCTGCAACGCTCCGGGATTCCAGAGGCGGCTGATTTCGCGGGCTTCCCGGTGAGTGGCCTCTGGCTCGTTTGCGGTGATGCCCAGCTGGCCGATCGTCAGCGGGCCAAGGTCTACGGCAAGGCAGCCGTGGGGGCCCCACCGATGTCGGTCCCCCACCTCGACACCCGCTGGATCGATGGCAAGCGCTCGCTGCTGTTCGGCCCGTTTGCGGGCTTCAGTAGCAAATTCTTGAAGCAGGGCTCCCTGCTGGATCTCCCCTCTTCCGTTCGTGCCACCAATCTGGTGCCGATGCTGCAGGTGGGCGCCACCAATCTCGAACTGGTGCAGTACCTGATCAATCAGCTGCGCCAAAGCCCTGCCGAGCGGCATGAGGCGCTGCAGCAGTTCATGCCCACCGCTCGCGCTGAAGACTGGACCCTGTCGGTGGCCGGCCAGCGGGTGCAGATCATCAAACGCAGCAAGCAGGGCGGACGGCTGCAGCTGGGCACTGAGGTTGTGGCCTCCGGTGATGGCTCCCTGGCGGCGCTGCTGGGGGCCTCCCCGGGAGCGAGCACAGCGGTGACGATCATGTTGGAGGTGCTGCAGCGCTGTTTCAAGCAACGGCTCGACAGCGACGCCTGGCAGCAACGGCTGCAAGCGCTGTTGCCCAGCATCCATGACGACCCGCAGCAGGACCCGGAGGTGTTGAACCGGATGCGGGAACGCAGCGATGCCCTGCTGGGGCTCACCGCCTGA
- a CDS encoding DUF4079 domain-containing protein, producing MTTTDWFWILHPALAVVVIYPLIGMVVRLAWQTRQRRVAKVKHPPVVGRDHSDLGRWLAAGVVLLVLIALTVVIVSKEPLADFAGGTARATQLFIVLLGTVASLIALWRSKAAPLRLSFSLITWVGVLTLGAQPEVWRLSDNPLSPAFWQSHYWAGVAVTGLMLFSLAARPEILRDLRLRRLHVTASVLAALLFVMQGITGTRDLLEIPLSWQKPAVYACDFVLKRCP from the coding sequence ATGACCACTACCGATTGGTTCTGGATTCTTCATCCTGCCCTGGCGGTTGTTGTGATTTATCCCCTCATCGGGATGGTGGTGCGTCTGGCTTGGCAGACGCGTCAACGTCGTGTTGCGAAGGTGAAGCACCCACCCGTCGTGGGCCGCGACCACAGCGATCTGGGTCGTTGGTTGGCTGCTGGCGTGGTGCTCCTGGTGCTGATCGCCTTGACGGTGGTCATCGTCAGCAAGGAGCCCCTGGCTGATTTCGCCGGCGGTACGGCGCGTGCCACCCAGCTGTTTATCGTGCTTCTGGGCACTGTGGCGAGCCTGATTGCACTTTGGCGAAGCAAGGCGGCCCCCCTGCGCCTCAGCTTCAGCTTGATCACCTGGGTCGGTGTGCTCACCCTCGGAGCTCAGCCGGAGGTTTGGCGGCTGTCGGATAACCCCTTGTCGCCGGCGTTTTGGCAGTCCCACTACTGGGCAGGTGTTGCCGTCACAGGTCTGATGCTGTTTTCCCTGGCGGCTCGGCCGGAGATCCTGCGGGACCTTCGCCTGCGTCGTTTGCACGTCACGGCGTCGGTGCTGGCGGCGCTGCTGTTTGTGATGCAGGGCATCACCGGCACGCGGGATCTGCTTGAAATTCCATTGAGCTGGCAAAAACCAGCGGTGTATGCCTGCGACTTTGTTCTGAAGCGCTGTCCCTAA
- a CDS encoding type IV pilin protein, producing MREALKKFTDKTNQILIVSRMGRSIISMSKRLWKRMYSQDEQGFTLIEALLSVVILGTLTAIAIPNFQSSINRTQQNEAASTISQIQTTIAAYADEFGVLPNSWADLNDTSAVMTDNGPATNNNFQAITLAGGYYDVSVSNASNLYTITATRDDKPTLNIIACINLTNGASAINKGSSTSAASSPNCG from the coding sequence GTGCGGGAAGCATTGAAAAAATTCACAGACAAGACTAATCAGATCCTCATAGTAAGCCGCATGGGAAGGTCTATTATTTCAATGTCAAAGAGGTTGTGGAAGCGCATGTACTCGCAAGACGAGCAAGGATTTACTCTCATAGAAGCATTATTATCAGTTGTGATATTAGGCACACTCACTGCCATCGCCATCCCAAATTTCCAGAGCAGTATTAATCGAACACAACAAAATGAAGCAGCTTCAACAATTTCACAAATTCAGACAACCATTGCAGCTTATGCCGACGAATTCGGGGTTCTACCCAACAGCTGGGCTGATCTCAATGACACGAGTGCCGTCATGACAGACAATGGTCCAGCCACAAATAACAATTTTCAAGCAATTACTCTGGCTGGCGGTTATTACGATGTTTCTGTTAGCAATGCTTCTAACCTTTACACCATCACTGCAACACGTGATGATAAACCAACACTCAATATCATTGCTTGTATTAACTTAACAAATGGCGCCAGTGCCATCAACAAGGGCAGCTCCACCTCTGCTGCCTCATCACCCAACTGCGGATAA
- the lepA gene encoding translation elongation factor 4 codes for MTDAPVSRIRNFCIIAHIDHGKSTLADRLLQDTGTVANRDMQDQFLDNMDLERERGITIKLQAARMNYTAADGQEYVLNLIDTPGHVDFSYEVSRSLQACEGALLVVDASQGVEAQTLANVYLALDNDLEIIPVLNKIDLPGADPDRIKEEVEAIIGLDCDNAIPCSAKTGMGVPEILQAVVDRVPPPKDAVEEPTKALIFDSYYDPYRGVIVYFRVMSGRINCKDKVLLMASKKTYELDEIGIMAPDQRKVNELHAGEVGYLAASIKAVADARVGDTITLVNAPADEPLPGYTEAKPMVFCGLFPTEADQYPDLRDALDKLQLSDAALKYEPETSSAMGFGFRCGFLGLLHMEIVQERLEREYDLDLIVTAPSVIYKVNMIDGSEVMVDNPATLPDPQKRESIEEPYVRMEIYTPNDYNGALMGLCQERRGDYIDMKYITTDRVTLIYELPLAEVVTDFFDQMKTRTQGYASMEYSLIGYRKNQLVRLDVLINGERADALTTIVHQDKAYNVGKALVEKLKELIPRQQFKIPIQASIGSRIIASTSISAIRKDVLAKCYGGDISRKKKLLKKQAKGKKRMKAMGKVDVPQEAFMAVLKLNDGGGS; via the coding sequence ATGACCGACGCTCCCGTCTCACGGATCCGCAATTTCTGCATCATTGCCCACATCGACCACGGCAAATCGACCCTGGCCGACCGCTTGCTGCAGGACACGGGCACCGTGGCCAACCGGGACATGCAGGACCAGTTCCTGGACAACATGGATCTCGAGCGAGAGCGGGGGATCACGATCAAGCTCCAGGCCGCCCGGATGAATTACACGGCGGCTGATGGACAGGAATACGTCCTCAACCTGATCGACACCCCTGGCCACGTTGACTTCTCCTATGAAGTGAGCCGCAGCCTGCAGGCCTGTGAAGGGGCGTTGCTGGTGGTGGATGCCAGCCAGGGTGTGGAAGCCCAAACCCTGGCCAATGTGTATCTGGCGCTGGACAACGATCTCGAGATCATCCCGGTGCTGAACAAGATCGATCTTCCCGGTGCAGATCCGGATCGGATCAAGGAGGAAGTGGAGGCGATCATCGGCCTCGATTGCGACAACGCCATTCCCTGCTCGGCCAAGACCGGCATGGGTGTGCCCGAGATTCTGCAGGCCGTTGTGGATCGGGTGCCTCCACCGAAGGATGCGGTGGAGGAGCCCACCAAGGCGTTGATCTTCGATTCCTATTACGACCCCTACCGGGGTGTGATCGTCTACTTCCGGGTGATGAGCGGCCGCATCAACTGCAAAGACAAGGTGCTGTTGATGGCCAGCAAGAAGACCTATGAGCTCGATGAGATCGGGATCATGGCGCCGGATCAGAGGAAAGTGAATGAGCTCCACGCCGGTGAAGTGGGCTACTTGGCGGCGTCGATCAAGGCCGTGGCCGATGCCCGTGTCGGCGACACGATCACCCTGGTGAACGCACCGGCGGATGAGCCGTTGCCGGGTTACACCGAGGCCAAGCCGATGGTGTTCTGCGGCCTGTTCCCCACCGAGGCTGATCAGTATCCGGATCTGAGGGATGCTCTCGACAAGCTGCAGCTCTCCGATGCGGCGCTGAAGTACGAGCCGGAAACCAGCAGTGCCATGGGCTTCGGCTTCCGCTGCGGCTTCCTCGGCTTGCTGCACATGGAGATCGTGCAGGAGCGCCTGGAGCGCGAGTACGACCTTGATCTGATCGTCACCGCCCCATCGGTGATCTACAAGGTGAACATGATCGATGGCTCAGAGGTGATGGTGGACAACCCCGCCACGCTTCCGGATCCGCAGAAGCGTGAGTCGATCGAAGAGCCCTATGTGCGCATGGAGATCTATACGCCGAATGATTACAACGGTGCTCTGATGGGCTTGTGCCAGGAACGGCGCGGTGACTACATCGACATGAAATACATCACCACCGATCGGGTGACGTTGATCTATGAATTACCTCTCGCCGAGGTGGTGACCGACTTCTTCGATCAGATGAAGACCCGCACCCAGGGCTATGCCTCGATGGAATACAGCCTGATCGGCTACCGCAAGAACCAATTGGTGCGCCTGGATGTGCTGATCAACGGTGAGCGCGCCGACGCTCTCACCACAATCGTCCATCAGGACAAGGCCTACAACGTGGGCAAGGCGCTGGTGGAGAAACTCAAGGAACTAATTCCCCGCCAGCAGTTCAAGATCCCGATTCAGGCCTCAATCGGAAGCCGGATCATTGCCTCCACCAGCATCAGTGCCATCCGTAAGGACGTGCTCGCCAAGTGCTATGGCGGTGATATCTCCCGAAAGAAGAAACTGTTGAAGAAGCAGGCCAAAGGCAAAAAGCGGATGAAGGCCATGGGCAAGGTGGATGTGCCGCAAGAGGCCTTCATGGCTGTGCTCAAGCTCAACGACGGAGGGGGAAGCTGA
- a CDS encoding vWA domain-containing protein, which yields MASGVALHSTGTLINQTEDKATLRQNSTNGMRLMRSEIERSMHLVLNKSEAFSDDQAHINLSDSRYTTLVSECKALAGNRPFKPVFGVKMIELNEPVLYGMSLGSGGFTIERCGAPLDPDGKYNETASVFLSRVLEDVGAIPCRKESELQEGESLATVCEEDGPTKADILNSTDFTFTAGKTPSRSERQPALRVETDTNYKLVKFIDPTEAEDTISESFINKLGVGDRQVTYQPLYFTAFARADKRVENFGDEGQGGPLTGAFFQNITSSNVRFVIDGSGSMSACVMWGDGYGSWRTFYDPNRGRYRDTRRICALTRMEALISEMTMILEQLPNNTKIGLTSFSSSGYRNNKEWSESTNGLVRLGDSGKRDSAIQFVNTLDNERVTRWGGTDPWNAIQKAFDDTETDTLYLMSDGQPNRDRNGGSWSSMDYQPTANHYAEGNINRKHNGEDRALIVNSTSLGLESPWLEQLSVLTQGYYNQVDKDSLTESQENIS from the coding sequence ATGGCCTCCGGAGTGGCCTTGCATTCCACGGGCACATTGATCAATCAAACCGAAGACAAAGCAACGCTGCGTCAGAATTCCACCAACGGGATGCGTCTGATGCGCTCAGAAATTGAGAGAAGCATGCACCTTGTGCTCAACAAATCAGAGGCATTCAGCGACGATCAAGCGCATATCAACCTGAGTGACAGCCGTTACACGACCTTGGTGAGCGAGTGCAAGGCTCTTGCCGGCAATCGTCCCTTCAAGCCCGTCTTCGGCGTGAAGATGATTGAATTGAATGAACCTGTTCTCTACGGCATGAGCCTCGGATCAGGGGGATTCACGATCGAGCGTTGCGGGGCACCCCTGGACCCAGATGGAAAATACAATGAGACAGCCAGCGTTTTTCTTTCCCGCGTTCTCGAAGACGTTGGTGCGATTCCCTGCCGTAAGGAAAGCGAACTCCAAGAAGGTGAAAGTCTGGCCACTGTGTGTGAAGAAGATGGCCCCACCAAGGCTGACATTCTGAACAGCACAGATTTCACCTTTACCGCCGGCAAAACCCCAAGCCGTTCGGAACGCCAACCCGCGCTACGCGTAGAAACCGACACCAATTACAAGTTGGTGAAGTTCATTGACCCGACCGAAGCAGAAGACACCATTAGCGAAAGCTTTATCAACAAGCTTGGGGTGGGTGATCGACAGGTGACCTATCAACCCCTGTATTTCACTGCCTTCGCACGCGCCGATAAGCGCGTGGAGAACTTTGGAGACGAGGGCCAGGGGGGACCGCTGACCGGCGCCTTCTTCCAGAACATCACAAGCAGCAATGTGCGCTTTGTGATCGACGGATCAGGATCCATGAGTGCCTGCGTGATGTGGGGTGATGGCTATGGCTCTTGGCGCACCTTCTATGACCCCAACCGAGGACGCTACCGGGACACACGACGGATTTGCGCCCTGACGCGCATGGAAGCCTTGATCAGTGAGATGACAATGATTCTTGAGCAGCTGCCAAACAACACCAAGATCGGACTCACCTCATTCAGTTCCAGTGGCTACAGGAACAACAAGGAGTGGAGTGAATCGACGAATGGACTGGTTCGCTTGGGGGACTCAGGCAAACGCGACTCAGCCATTCAGTTTGTCAACACCTTGGACAATGAACGGGTGACCCGATGGGGGGGAACTGATCCCTGGAATGCCATTCAAAAAGCCTTCGACGACACCGAAACAGACACGCTTTACCTGATGTCCGATGGTCAGCCCAACCGGGATCGCAATGGCGGGAGTTGGTCGAGCATGGATTATCAACCCACTGCAAACCACTATGCGGAAGGAAACATCAACCGCAAACACAACGGTGAAGACCGTGCGCTGATTGTGAATTCAACCTCCCTGGGCCTGGAGTCACCCTGGCTGGAACAACTTTCTGTGCTCACCCAAGGTTATTACAACCAAGTCGACAAGGATTCATTAACAGAGAGCCAAGAAAACATCAGTTGA
- a CDS encoding Tfp pilus assembly protein FimT/FimU: MKPKSAGFSFVELLVAMVIMTIALSASIPSYQRNMRQGEVDRYTQQLESGFFGLRAKLGQQKTSCTLNFGQNGLNNFVAPANLVEMKDHPERMECCNSDIEAAGRSSGCAYGPEIGALLAVGTSGADKDNIIRNRSLRLLDREGTTESKAVEMSVNLANYELTPPGTSTMSDNLVFLIRSTNTEEQRLRTRCVQISGTGTVTRGSWDASTSSCME, translated from the coding sequence ATGAAACCAAAATCAGCAGGATTTTCATTTGTTGAACTCCTTGTGGCGATGGTGATCATGACCATCGCACTATCCGCATCGATTCCGTCCTACCAGCGCAACATGCGCCAGGGTGAAGTCGATCGCTACACCCAGCAGTTGGAATCTGGATTTTTTGGTCTACGCGCCAAACTTGGCCAGCAGAAGACCAGTTGCACCTTGAACTTTGGGCAAAATGGCCTGAACAACTTCGTCGCCCCCGCCAATTTGGTGGAAATGAAGGATCATCCGGAACGGATGGAATGTTGCAACAGCGATATTGAGGCCGCTGGCCGTTCCAGCGGCTGTGCTTACGGCCCTGAGATTGGAGCTTTACTGGCAGTAGGAACCAGCGGGGCGGACAAGGACAACATCATCCGCAACCGATCACTGCGCTTGCTCGATCGCGAGGGAACAACAGAGTCAAAGGCTGTGGAAATGAGCGTGAATCTGGCGAATTACGAACTCACGCCTCCTGGAACCAGCACCATGTCAGACAACCTTGTTTTTTTAATTCGATCCACCAACACAGAGGAGCAACGCTTGCGTACGCGCTGCGTTCAGATTTCAGGAACCGGCACCGTGACCAGAGGCAGTTGGGATGCATCAACCTCAAGCTGTATGGAGTAA
- a CDS encoding multidrug efflux SMR transporter, with protein sequence MVMSNSWTLLLLAISAEVIGTSFLRLSEGMTRPLPTLLVFSAYALAMALLSKVVLSIPLGITYALWSGIGTVVIVLVGRFAYSQMLQPAQLVGIGLITAGVVLVNLGE encoded by the coding sequence ATGGTCATGAGCAATTCCTGGACCCTGCTGCTGCTGGCGATCAGCGCGGAGGTGATCGGCACCTCCTTCCTGCGCTTGTCAGAGGGCATGACCCGACCGCTGCCCACGCTGCTGGTGTTCAGCGCTTACGCCCTGGCGATGGCCTTGCTCTCCAAGGTGGTGTTGAGCATTCCCCTGGGAATCACCTATGCCCTGTGGAGCGGCATCGGCACCGTGGTGATCGTGCTGGTGGGGCGTTTCGCCTACAGCCAGATGTTGCAGCCCGCCCAGTTGGTCGGCATCGGCCTGATCACCGCCGGGGTGGTGTTGGTGAATCTGGGGGAATGA
- a CDS encoding NifU family protein, which translates to MSTETMALTLENVEKVLDELRPFLMADGGNVEVVELDGPIVKVRLQGACGSCPSSTMTLKMGIERKMRESIPEVSEVVQVL; encoded by the coding sequence ATGAGCACTGAAACCATGGCCCTCACGCTGGAGAACGTGGAGAAGGTGCTGGATGAACTGCGTCCCTTCCTGATGGCCGACGGAGGCAACGTTGAGGTAGTGGAGCTGGACGGCCCGATCGTGAAAGTGCGCCTGCAGGGAGCCTGCGGCAGCTGCCCCAGCAGCACGATGACCTTGAAGATGGGCATCGAACGCAAGATGCGCGAATCGATCCCCGAAGTGAGCGAAGTGGTGCAGGTGCTCTGA
- a CDS encoding GspH/FimT family protein produces MTLIEALIGITIIGGMVTLVMPSFLFYVVNNELNSSTKLTVGWLEELRKEAQQKSVICRASWNFTEATIQGSCGDDDQTKLLDINFTTSREIAINNHSGPTTWIFTPQGTSTTSGQVVFTSNDSPEETGRCIKLTAPLAVIGAGKRSSSGICDFTKIF; encoded by the coding sequence TTGACCCTAATTGAAGCTCTCATAGGAATTACAATAATTGGAGGAATGGTTACATTAGTAATGCCTAGCTTTCTTTTCTACGTTGTTAACAATGAACTGAACAGTTCCACTAAATTAACTGTTGGCTGGCTAGAAGAACTTAGGAAAGAGGCACAGCAGAAAAGTGTAATTTGTAGAGCCTCATGGAATTTTACGGAAGCAACCATTCAAGGCTCATGCGGAGATGATGATCAGACTAAATTACTAGACATTAATTTCACAACTTCTAGAGAAATAGCCATTAACAATCACAGTGGTCCCACGACATGGATCTTTACACCACAAGGAACTAGCACAACCTCAGGACAGGTTGTATTTACATCAAATGACTCGCCTGAAGAAACAGGCCGTTGCATTAAGCTCACAGCTCCGCTTGCCGTTATAGGAGCTGGCAAACGATCTTCCTCAGGAATATGCGATTTTACAAAAATCTTCTAA